The Corynebacterium vitaeruminis DSM 20294 genome window below encodes:
- the groES gene encoding co-chaperone GroES → MANVNIKPLEDRILIQISEAETTTASGLVIPDSAKEKPQEGVVVAAGPGRFDGDDRVPMDIKVGDTVVFSKYGGTELKYNGQEYLLLNSRDVLAIIEK, encoded by the coding sequence GTGGCTAACGTCAACATCAAGCCCCTGGAGGATCGCATCCTCATCCAGATCAGCGAGGCTGAGACCACCACCGCCTCCGGCCTGGTCATCCCGGATTCCGCGAAGGAGAAGCCGCAGGAGGGCGTCGTCGTCGCTGCAGGCCCGGGCCGTTTCGACGGCGACGACCGCGTGCCCATGGACATCAAGGTCGGCGACACCGTCGTGTTCTCCAAGTACGGCGGAACCGAGCTGAAGTACAACGGCCAGGAGTACCTGCTGCTCAACTCCCGCGACGTGCTCGCGATCATCGAGAAGTAA
- the groL gene encoding chaperonin GroEL (60 kDa chaperone family; promotes refolding of misfolded polypeptides especially under stressful conditions; forms two stacked rings of heptamers to form a barrel-shaped 14mer; ends can be capped by GroES; misfolded proteins enter the barrel where they are refolded when GroES binds), translated as MAKLIAFNQEAREGILKGVDTLADAVKVTLGPRGRNVVLEKAFGSPTVTNDGVTIAREIDVEDPFENLGAQLVKSVAVKTNDLAGDGTTTATLLAQALITEGLRNVAAGANPIELNRGIAAAAEKVIEELKARATEVSSSADIANVATVSSRDEVVGEMVAAAMDKVGKDGVVTVEESQSIESYLDVTEGVSFDKGYLSPYFITDLDSQQAVFDDPLILLVRNKISSLPDFLPLLEKVVEASKPVVIIAEDVEGEPLQTLVVNSIRKTIKAVAVKSPYFGERRKAFMDDLAVVTAATVIDPEVGVTMNEAGMEVFGTARRVTVTKDETIIVDGAGTAEAIEARREQIRREIASTDSTWDREKAEERLAKLSGGVAVIRVGAATETEVSERKLRVEDAINAARAAAQEGVIAGGGSALVQIAAGLDEFAEGFEGDAKVGVEALARALVKPAFWIAANAGLDGAVVVNRISEMDNGSGFNAATLEYGNLLEQGIIDPVKVTHSAVVNATSVARMVLTTEASVVEKPVEAAPPAAAGHHHH; from the coding sequence ATGGCAAAGCTGATTGCATTCAACCAGGAGGCCCGCGAGGGAATCCTGAAGGGTGTGGACACGCTGGCTGACGCCGTCAAGGTCACCCTCGGCCCCCGCGGCCGCAACGTGGTCTTGGAGAAGGCTTTCGGCTCTCCGACCGTGACCAACGATGGCGTGACCATCGCCCGCGAGATCGACGTCGAGGATCCGTTCGAGAACCTCGGCGCGCAGCTGGTGAAGTCCGTCGCCGTCAAGACCAACGACCTCGCAGGCGACGGCACCACCACCGCGACCCTGCTCGCCCAGGCGCTCATCACCGAGGGCCTGCGCAACGTCGCAGCTGGCGCTAACCCGATCGAGCTCAACCGCGGCATCGCCGCCGCAGCCGAGAAGGTCATCGAGGAGCTCAAGGCCCGCGCCACCGAGGTCTCCTCCAGCGCCGACATCGCCAACGTCGCCACTGTTTCTTCCCGCGACGAGGTCGTGGGCGAGATGGTCGCCGCCGCGATGGACAAGGTGGGCAAGGACGGCGTCGTCACCGTCGAGGAGTCCCAGTCGATCGAGTCCTACCTCGACGTTACCGAGGGCGTGTCCTTTGACAAGGGCTACCTGTCCCCGTACTTCATCACCGACCTGGACTCCCAGCAGGCCGTCTTCGACGACCCGCTGATCCTGCTCGTGCGCAACAAGATCTCCTCCCTGCCGGACTTCCTCCCGCTGCTGGAGAAGGTCGTCGAGGCCTCCAAGCCGGTCGTCATCATCGCCGAGGACGTCGAGGGCGAGCCGCTTCAGACGCTCGTGGTCAACTCCATCCGCAAGACGATCAAGGCCGTCGCCGTGAAGTCCCCGTACTTCGGCGAGCGCCGCAAGGCGTTCATGGATGACCTCGCCGTGGTTACCGCGGCCACGGTCATCGACCCCGAGGTTGGCGTCACCATGAACGAGGCGGGCATGGAGGTATTCGGTACCGCCCGCCGCGTCACCGTGACCAAGGACGAGACCATCATCGTCGACGGCGCTGGCACGGCCGAGGCCATCGAGGCCCGCCGCGAGCAGATCCGCCGCGAGATCGCCTCCACCGACTCCACCTGGGACCGCGAGAAGGCCGAGGAGCGCCTCGCCAAGCTGTCCGGCGGCGTCGCCGTCATCCGCGTGGGTGCCGCGACCGAGACCGAGGTCTCCGAGCGCAAGCTGCGCGTCGAGGACGCCATCAACGCCGCGCGTGCAGCGGCGCAGGAGGGCGTCATCGCTGGCGGTGGCTCCGCACTCGTGCAGATCGCCGCTGGCCTCGACGAGTTCGCCGAGGGCTTCGAGGGCGATGCGAAGGTGGGCGTCGAGGCCCTGGCCCGCGCGCTGGTAAAGCCGGCGTTCTGGATCGCCGCCAACGCTGGCCTCGACGGCGCCGTCGTGGTCAACCGCATCTCCGAGATGGACAACGGCTCCGGCTTCAACGCCGCGACCTTGGAGTACGGCAACCTGCTGGAGCAGGGCATCATCGATCCGGTGAAGGTCACCCACTCCGCAGTCGTCAACGCCACCTCCGTGGCGCGCATGGTGCTCACGACCGAGGCATCGGTTGTTGAGAAGCCGGTGGAGGCAGCACCGCCTGCCGCCGCTGGTCACCACCACCACTAA
- a CDS encoding WhiB family transcriptional regulator — translation MTQPNLLPGPNADFWDWQLRGACRGKNSEVFYHPDGERGRARMQRELRAKAICDACPVLLACREHALKVAEPYGIWGGLSESERQLVLRNRTRSRQKVSV, via the coding sequence ATGACCCAGCCAAACCTGCTTCCAGGACCGAATGCAGATTTTTGGGATTGGCAGCTTCGCGGCGCCTGCCGCGGAAAGAACTCAGAGGTCTTCTACCACCCGGACGGCGAGCGCGGCCGCGCGCGCATGCAGCGCGAGCTGCGGGCCAAGGCCATCTGCGACGCCTGCCCGGTCCTCCTCGCCTGCCGCGAGCACGCACTCAAGGTCGCCGAGCCCTACGGGATCTGGGGTGGGTTGTCCGAGTCGGAGCGCCAGCTCGTCCTGCGCAACCGCACCCGCAGCCGCCAGAAGGTCAGCGTCTAA
- a CDS encoding superantigen-like protein SSL4, with translation MTNRGFGEDSPEQLPVTEFLAPMNADDEFLSALAAGDESLRGSEPLADLFLDFNESLSADVPAPPSLAELGIDAGPATDEFPVAAAGVASLDEKRKTRLLSNWASGLIGAAAATLVIAGAGTAISSAGTDSPLYGLNQKLFGGASQQAVIELASTLEEANKKSEAGDQEGARQLLDEARNIVKGMKPKDRPQAESDIQRSQDNIEKQTVTTTVTEPAPSDPSAVTVTATAEPEASPQNPATPQPAPVETQPAPVPPVAPVQTPTPVQPAPTDTPDPGVTPTNPELPLDPPEIFN, from the coding sequence ATGACGAATCGTGGTTTCGGGGAGGATAGCCCCGAGCAGCTCCCCGTCACGGAGTTCCTCGCTCCGATGAACGCGGACGATGAGTTTCTGTCTGCTTTGGCAGCCGGAGATGAGTCCTTGCGCGGTAGCGAGCCGCTGGCCGATCTGTTCCTCGACTTCAACGAGTCTTTGTCCGCCGACGTCCCCGCTCCGCCCTCGCTGGCCGAGCTCGGGATCGACGCCGGCCCCGCCACCGACGAGTTCCCTGTCGCCGCAGCGGGCGTGGCCTCCCTCGATGAAAAGCGCAAGACCCGCCTCCTGAGCAACTGGGCTTCGGGCCTCATCGGCGCGGCCGCCGCCACGCTGGTGATCGCGGGCGCGGGAACGGCGATCTCTTCCGCGGGCACCGATTCGCCGCTGTACGGCCTCAACCAAAAGCTTTTCGGCGGCGCCTCTCAGCAGGCGGTCATCGAGCTCGCCTCCACGCTGGAGGAGGCCAACAAGAAGAGCGAGGCGGGCGACCAGGAAGGCGCGCGCCAGCTCCTGGACGAGGCCCGCAACATCGTCAAGGGCATGAAGCCGAAGGACCGCCCCCAGGCGGAAAGCGACATCCAGCGCAGCCAAGACAACATCGAGAAGCAGACGGTGACCACCACCGTCACCGAGCCCGCGCCGAGCGACCCGTCCGCGGTCACCGTGACGGCCACCGCCGAGCCGGAGGCGAGCCCGCAGAATCCGGCCACTCCGCAGCCCGCCCCGGTCGAGACCCAGCCCGCGCCCGTCCCGCCGGTCGCGCCGGTGCAGACCCCGACCCCGGTCCAGCCCGCGCCGACGGACACCCCAGATCCGGGCGTGACCCCGACCAACCCCGAGCTTCCGCTCGACCCGCCGGAGATCTTCAACTAA
- a CDS encoding DUF5319 domain-containing protein — protein sequence MNFDWQMPRDPFADDPNDPASFLEDEEPLPPLTDEERVQIEQDLKLVAEFKRVLYPRGIMGVFFYCEDCQENHYYDWDIMAANMRSTLAGELSPVHEPSAEPRPEAYVPWDYCLGYLDGLEAPRF from the coding sequence GTGAACTTCGACTGGCAGATGCCCCGTGACCCCTTTGCAGACGACCCGAACGATCCCGCGTCGTTTCTCGAGGACGAAGAACCGTTGCCGCCGCTGACCGACGAGGAACGCGTCCAGATCGAACAGGACCTCAAGCTGGTGGCCGAGTTCAAGCGCGTGCTCTACCCGCGCGGAATCATGGGCGTCTTCTTCTACTGCGAGGACTGCCAAGAAAACCACTACTACGACTGGGATATCATGGCGGCCAACATGCGCTCGACGCTGGCCGGTGAGCTGAGCCCCGTCCACGAGCCCAGCGCCGAGCCCCGGCCCGAGGCCTACGTTCCCTGGGACTACTGCTTGGGCTACCTCGACGGGCTCGAGGCCCCTCGCTTCTAA
- the guaB gene encoding IMP dehydrogenase — MTQQRVSTGGDDSNKVALVGLTFDDVLLLPDASDVIPSEVSTKTQLTRNISLNIPIISAAMDTVTESRMAIAMAREGGLGILHRNLSIEEQASHVETVKRSESGMVTDPVTARPDMTIAEVDALCARFRISGLPVVDEDGKLLGICTNRDMRFEPDFNRKVSEIMTTMPLVVANEGVSKEEALSLLSANKVEKLPIVDAQGKLTGLITVKDFVKTEQHPNASKDAQGRLLVGAGIGVGEESWTRAGALVDAGVDVLVVDSAHAHSRGVLEMVSKVKKEWGEKVDVIGGNLATRTAAKAMIEAGADAIKVGIGPGSICTTRVVAGVGAPQITAIMEASVPAHAAGVPIIADGGMQFSGDVAKALAAGASSVMLGSMLAGTAEAPGEIVVVDGKQYKRYRGMGSMGAMQGRGLSGERKSYSKDRYFQADVKSEDKLVPEGIEGQVPFRGPIGSITHQIVGGLRAAMGYTGSATIADLQQAHFVQITSAGLRESHPHHIQQTVKAPNYH; from the coding sequence ATGACGCAGCAGCGAGTTTCTACTGGTGGCGATGATTCGAACAAGGTAGCCCTCGTGGGCCTGACCTTTGATGACGTCCTGCTTCTGCCGGACGCCTCCGACGTGATCCCGTCCGAGGTGTCCACCAAGACTCAGCTCACCCGCAACATCAGCCTAAACATTCCTATTATTTCTGCGGCCATGGACACCGTGACCGAGTCCCGCATGGCCATCGCGATGGCGCGCGAGGGTGGGCTCGGCATCCTGCACCGCAACCTGTCCATCGAGGAGCAGGCCAGCCACGTCGAGACCGTCAAGCGCTCCGAGTCCGGCATGGTCACCGACCCGGTCACCGCCCGCCCCGACATGACCATCGCCGAGGTCGACGCCCTGTGCGCCCGCTTCCGCATCTCCGGCCTGCCGGTCGTCGACGAGGACGGCAAGCTGCTGGGCATCTGCACCAACCGCGACATGCGCTTCGAGCCGGACTTCAACCGCAAGGTCTCCGAGATCATGACCACCATGCCGCTGGTCGTGGCCAACGAGGGCGTGTCCAAGGAGGAGGCGCTGTCCCTGCTGTCCGCCAACAAGGTGGAGAAGCTGCCGATCGTCGACGCCCAGGGCAAGCTCACCGGCCTCATCACGGTCAAGGACTTCGTCAAGACCGAGCAGCACCCGAACGCCTCCAAGGACGCCCAGGGCCGCCTGCTCGTCGGCGCCGGCATCGGCGTGGGCGAGGAGTCGTGGACCCGCGCGGGCGCGCTGGTTGACGCGGGCGTGGACGTCCTCGTCGTCGACTCCGCGCACGCGCACTCCCGCGGCGTGCTCGAGATGGTCTCCAAGGTCAAGAAGGAGTGGGGCGAAAAGGTCGACGTCATCGGCGGCAACCTGGCCACCCGCACCGCGGCCAAGGCCATGATCGAGGCCGGCGCGGACGCGATCAAGGTCGGCATCGGCCCGGGCTCCATCTGCACCACCCGCGTCGTCGCGGGCGTCGGCGCCCCGCAGATCACCGCCATCATGGAGGCCTCCGTCCCGGCACACGCCGCGGGCGTGCCGATCATCGCCGACGGCGGCATGCAGTTCTCCGGCGACGTCGCCAAGGCGCTGGCCGCCGGCGCCTCCTCCGTCATGCTCGGCTCCATGCTGGCCGGCACCGCCGAGGCCCCAGGCGAGATCGTCGTGGTCGACGGCAAGCAGTACAAGCGCTACCGCGGCATGGGCTCCATGGGCGCCATGCAGGGCCGCGGTCTTTCCGGCGAGCGCAAGTCCTACTCCAAGGACCGCTACTTCCAGGCCGACGTCAAGAGCGAGGACAAGCTGGTGCCCGAGGGCATCGAGGGCCAGGTGCCGTTCCGCGGCCCGATCGGCTCGATCACCCACCAGATCGTCGGCGGCCTGCGCGCGGCGATGGGCTACACCGGTTCGGCCACGATCGCCGACCTGCAGCAGGCCCACTTCGTCCAGATCACCTCCGCGGGCCTGCGCGAGTCGCACCCGCACCACATTCAGCAGACGGTCAAGGCCCCCAACTACCACTAA